A genomic window from Sulfurimonas paralvinellae includes:
- a CDS encoding SDR family oxidoreductase, which yields MKYNEVKQELLNNQKTWLITGVAGFIGSNLLEELLILNQKIIGLDNFATGHRYNLEQVKKAVSKEQWENFTFVEGDMTDFTICHSVTKDIDVVLHQAALGSVPRSIDNPIATNNANITGFLNILTAAKDNGVKRFVYASSSSVYGDSEELPKVEEKTGNVLSPYAVTKATNELYANVFHKCYDMQTIGLRYFNVFGKRQDPNGAYAAVMPKWISQMLYNEDVYINGDGETSRDFTYIDNVVQMNILSAMTTNQDAFGQAYNTAAGGRETLNNLFIALKSGLESNIENLHIPKPIYKDFRAGDIRHSNANIEKAKNLIGYKPTHTLADGLVESIEWYINDLRGNK from the coding sequence ATGAAATATAATGAAGTAAAACAAGAACTTTTAAATAATCAAAAAACTTGGCTGATAACAGGTGTAGCAGGTTTTATAGGCTCAAATTTACTTGAAGAGTTATTGATACTCAATCAAAAAATCATAGGTCTAGATAATTTTGCAACTGGTCATAGATATAACTTAGAACAAGTTAAAAAAGCAGTTTCTAAAGAACAGTGGGAAAATTTTACTTTTGTAGAAGGTGATATGACTGATTTTACTATTTGTCATTCTGTTACTAAAGATATAGATGTAGTGCTTCATCAAGCAGCACTTGGTTCTGTTCCTCGTTCTATAGATAACCCTATAGCAACGAATAATGCCAATATAACAGGCTTCTTAAATATACTAACAGCTGCAAAAGATAATGGTGTGAAAAGATTTGTATATGCATCTTCTTCTTCGGTATATGGTGACTCAGAGGAGCTTCCAAAAGTTGAAGAAAAAACTGGAAATGTACTTTCACCTTATGCTGTTACAAAAGCTACAAATGAACTTTATGCAAATGTATTTCATAAATGTTATGATATGCAAACGATAGGGCTTCGTTATTTTAATGTTTTTGGCAAGAGGCAAGACCCTAATGGTGCTTATGCTGCTGTTATGCCAAAATGGATATCTCAAATGTTATACAATGAAGATGTATATATAAATGGTGATGGTGAGACAAGTAGGGATTTTACATATATAGATAATGTTGTGCAAATGAATATATTATCTGCTATGACGACAAATCAAGATGCTTTTGGTCAAGCTTACAATACTGCAGCAGGCGGTAGAGAAACACTTAACAATCTTTTTATAGCTTTAAAAAGTGGTTTGGAATCAAATATAGAAAACTTACATATTCCTAAACCAATTTACAAAGATTTTAGGGCAGGTGATATCAGACACTCAAATGCAAATATAGAAAAAGCGAAAAATCTTATAGGATACAAGCCAACACATACTCTCGCAGATGGATTAGTCGAATCAATAGAGTGGTACATAAATGATTTAAGAGGAAATAAATAA
- a CDS encoding nucleotide sugar dehydrogenase has protein sequence MENIKIAVIGLGYVGLPLAHAFSFKYKVVGFDIAQWRIDELRSGYDRTLELSEKQVNEAIANKMEFTNVLEDIAECNIYIVTVPTPIDKHKKPDLTPLIKASESIGKVLQKDDIVIYESTVYPGATEEECVPVLEKFSNLKFNEDFFCGYSPERINPGDKEHTVTKILKVTSGSTPKIGTKVDELYASIITAGTHLAPTIKVAEAAKVIENSQRDINIAFVNELSMIFNRLGIDTNAVLEAAGTKWNFLPFKPGLVGGHCIGVDPYYLTHKAQEVGYNPEIILAGRRLNDNMGIYVANQVIKLMIKKGHKIEGSKVLVLGITFKENCPDIRNSRVIDVIRELQEFGCNVHVSDYWAEQDEVKYEYNIALKNDINYNDYEAIVLAVAHDEYKELNLKTDKNVVFDIKSLLENSDGRL, from the coding sequence ATGGAAAATATAAAGATTGCTGTCATTGGACTAGGTTATGTGGGTTTACCACTTGCACATGCTTTTAGCTTTAAGTATAAAGTTGTGGGCTTTGATATAGCACAATGGCGTATTGATGAATTAAGAAGCGGATATGATAGAACTCTTGAGCTTTCTGAAAAACAAGTTAACGAAGCTATAGCCAATAAGATGGAGTTTACAAATGTACTTGAAGATATAGCTGAATGTAATATCTACATAGTAACTGTTCCTACTCCAATAGACAAGCATAAAAAACCAGATCTTACTCCTCTTATAAAAGCGAGCGAGTCTATAGGAAAAGTTCTTCAAAAAGATGATATAGTTATTTATGAATCTACAGTTTACCCAGGCGCAACAGAAGAAGAATGTGTTCCAGTACTTGAAAAATTTTCAAATTTAAAGTTTAATGAAGACTTTTTTTGTGGTTACAGCCCTGAGCGAATCAATCCAGGTGATAAAGAACATACTGTAACCAAGATATTAAAAGTCACATCGGGGAGTACACCTAAAATAGGAACGAAAGTAGATGAACTCTATGCAAGCATAATTACTGCTGGAACCCATTTGGCACCTACCATTAAAGTAGCAGAAGCAGCAAAGGTTATAGAAAACTCACAAAGAGATATAAACATAGCATTTGTTAATGAACTCTCAATGATTTTTAACAGACTGGGAATAGACACTAATGCAGTACTTGAAGCAGCTGGAACGAAATGGAACTTTTTACCATTTAAGCCTGGCCTTGTTGGAGGTCATTGCATAGGTGTGGATCCATACTATCTTACACATAAAGCTCAAGAAGTTGGATACAATCCAGAGATTATATTAGCTGGACGAAGACTCAATGATAATATGGGAATCTATGTAGCAAATCAAGTGATAAAATTGATGATAAAAAAAGGTCATAAAATAGAAGGAAGTAAAGTTTTAGTACTTGGAATAACTTTCAAAGAAAACTGTCCAGATATTAGAAACTCTCGAGTTATAGATGTTATACGAGAATTACAAGAGTTTGGATGTAATGTGCATGTCAGTGACTATTGGGCAGAGCAAGATGAAGTGAAATATGAGTATAATATAGCATTGAAAAATGATATAAATTATAATGATTATGAGGCAATTGTTTTGGCTGTTGCACATGATGAGTATAAAGAGTTAAACCTTAAAACTGATAAAAATGTAGTTTTTGACATTAAATCTCTTTTAGAGAATTCTGATGGAAGATTGTAA
- a CDS encoding DegT/DnrJ/EryC1/StrS family aminotransferase, whose amino-acid sequence MQIDFANLQYQYELYKDEIDTAMQAVLDKANYIMGDEVRELEDNLQNFTGAKHAITCSSGTDALLLAMMALDIEPGDEIITTSFTFIATAETIAFLKAKPVFVDIDEKTYNIDASKIEEKITPKTKAIIPVSLYGQPADMDTIQSIANKHNLKVIVDGAQSFGSTYKDKTDSNLGDISCTSFFPAKPLGCFGDGGAVFTNSDELAAKIKMLRTHGQNKRYHHKYIGMGGRMDTLQCAVVNVKLRHYKKDLALRQEVAAKYTKALQGKDMILPEVEKNRTSAWAQYSVRVKNRDTVQANFKEKGIPAAVHYPMPLHLQECFQYLGYIKGDFPISELISDEIMSLPMNPYVTDEEISYMSEQF is encoded by the coding sequence ATGCAAATAGATTTCGCAAATTTACAGTACCAATATGAACTTTATAAAGATGAAATAGATACTGCTATGCAAGCAGTCTTAGATAAAGCAAACTACATCATGGGTGATGAAGTAAGAGAACTCGAAGATAATCTTCAAAACTTCACCGGTGCTAAACATGCTATAACCTGCAGTAGTGGAACAGATGCACTACTACTTGCTATGATGGCTTTGGATATAGAGCCGGGTGATGAGATAATCACGACTTCTTTTACTTTTATCGCAACAGCGGAGACAATAGCCTTTTTAAAAGCAAAGCCTGTATTTGTAGATATAGATGAAAAAACTTATAACATCGATGCAAGTAAAATAGAAGAAAAAATCACACCAAAAACAAAAGCCATCATCCCTGTAAGTCTTTATGGTCAACCTGCAGATATGGATACTATTCAATCTATAGCAAATAAACATAATCTAAAAGTCATAGTTGATGGTGCTCAGAGCTTTGGAAGTACTTACAAAGATAAAACAGACAGTAATCTTGGTGATATCAGCTGTACAAGTTTTTTTCCTGCCAAACCGCTTGGATGCTTTGGTGATGGGGGTGCTGTATTTACTAATAGTGATGAACTTGCAGCAAAGATAAAAATGTTAAGAACACATGGACAGAATAAACGTTATCATCATAAGTACATTGGTATGGGTGGAAGAATGGATACACTGCAGTGTGCGGTAGTCAATGTAAAACTTAGACATTATAAAAAAGATTTGGCTCTTCGTCAAGAAGTGGCAGCGAAATATACAAAAGCATTACAAGGTAAAGATATGATCTTGCCTGAAGTAGAAAAGAATAGAACATCAGCATGGGCACAATACTCAGTTCGTGTGAAAAACAGAGATACAGTGCAGGCTAACTTCAAAGAAAAAGGGATACCAGCGGCGGTGCATTATCCTATGCCACTGCATTTACAAGAGTGTTTTCAATATTTAGGATATATTAAAGGTGATTTTCCTATTTCTGAACTTATCTCTGATGAGATTATGAGTTTGCCAATGAACCCTTATGTAACTGATGAAGAAATAAGCTATATGAGTGAGCAATTTTAA
- a CDS encoding MarR family EPS-associated transcriptional regulator, which yields MEYSEVDLLVLRSIDKITTQQTIAQEIGFSVGKVNFVLKALIAKGLVKAENFANNQNKKQYKYLLTEKGIKEKINLTEKFIEQKKKEYDMLQADLQMHKANGEYAKAKGSI from the coding sequence TTGGAATATAGTGAAGTTGATCTTTTAGTGCTGAGGAGTATTGACAAAATTACAACACAGCAAACTATTGCGCAAGAGATTGGGTTTAGTGTGGGAAAAGTTAATTTTGTACTCAAAGCCCTTATAGCAAAGGGATTGGTAAAAGCTGAAAATTTTGCCAATAACCAAAACAAAAAACAGTACAAATATCTTCTTACAGAAAAAGGTATAAAAGAGAAAATAAATTTAACTGAAAAGTTCATCGAACAAAAGAAAAAAGAGTATGACATGCTTCAAGCTGATTTACAAATGCATAAAGCGAATGGTGAGTATGCAAAAGCCAAAGGAAGTATATAG
- a CDS encoding Gfo/Idh/MocA family protein: protein MNKKNFALIGAAGYIAPRHMKAIKETGNELVAALDPYDGIGVMDSYFPKASFFTEFERFDRFVDKWHRDGNKKIEYIGITSPNYLHDSHIRFALKSGAHAICEKPLVLNSHNIDQLKVIEEETGKKVYNILQLRLHPSIIALKEKVNKELAKNPNKMYDIDLTYLTSRGKWYFVSWKGNEAKSGGIASNIGVHFYDMLCWIFGDVEENIVHIKTADTNAGYFKLKNATVRWFLSVNYDYIPEEVKAQGIRTYRSITVDGDEIEFSGGFTDLHTRSYEEILKGNGFGLDEAYGSIRTVSTIRNLPAVGLQGEYHPFCEKVVL, encoded by the coding sequence ATGAATAAAAAAAATTTTGCATTGATAGGAGCAGCAGGATATATTGCTCCAAGGCATATGAAAGCTATTAAAGAAACAGGAAATGAGCTGGTGGCAGCTTTAGATCCATATGATGGCATAGGAGTTATGGATAGTTATTTTCCAAAGGCATCATTCTTTACAGAATTTGAACGATTTGATAGGTTTGTAGATAAATGGCATAGGGATGGTAATAAAAAAATAGAATATATTGGAATAACTTCTCCCAATTATTTGCATGATTCTCACATAAGATTTGCTTTAAAAAGTGGTGCTCATGCAATCTGTGAAAAACCATTAGTACTTAATTCACACAATATAGACCAACTTAAAGTAATAGAAGAAGAAACGGGTAAGAAAGTATATAATATTTTACAGCTTCGTTTACATCCATCAATCATAGCTTTGAAAGAAAAAGTGAACAAAGAATTGGCTAAAAATCCAAATAAGATGTATGACATAGATTTGACATACCTTACCAGCCGTGGAAAGTGGTATTTTGTTTCATGGAAAGGAAATGAAGCTAAAAGTGGTGGAATAGCTTCTAATATCGGGGTACACTTTTACGATATGCTTTGCTGGATATTTGGCGATGTGGAAGAAAACATAGTTCATATAAAAACAGCAGATACAAATGCAGGGTATTTCAAACTTAAAAATGCAACCGTAAGATGGTTTTTATCAGTAAACTATGACTATATACCAGAGGAAGTAAAAGCCCAAGGTATCAGAACATATCGCTCTATTACAGTGGATGGGGATGAGATAGAGTTCAGCGGTGGTTTTACAGATTTGCATACGAGAAGTTATGAAGAGATACTTAAAGGTAATGGCTTTGGACTTGACGAGGCTTATGGTTCTATAAGAACTGTGTCAACCATTAGAAATCTTCCTGCAGTAGGATTACAGGGTGAATATCATCCATTTTGTGAGAAAGTAGTTCTCTAA
- the lhgO gene encoding L-2-hydroxyglutarate oxidase produces the protein MQYDYLIVGSGIIGMTIAYELKQQNQNLKIAICEKEDNVAQHASGRNSGVLHAGFYYSANSLKAKFTVDGNNLMKEFCSQHNIVVKPTQKIVVVKNKYELKGLYELQKRAEVNGVETRIITEKEAEKVDPNIKTYQKALLSPNTASVDPKEVCNKLKDVLIEHGIKFYFNTSFEEVKFDYKYLINSAGTYADKIAQQFGLAKNYTMLPFKGIYLKYITNKTDIKTNIYPVPNLANPFLGVHYTITSDGSIKIGPTAIPAFWRENYDGFNNFNLKEMLEILYYESKLFVLNNFNFRNLAIEEMKNYNSKVFIQKAKNMVRYIGSDFKPIPAGIRAQLLNTKTNELVQDFILEHGKNSTHVLNAVSPAFTCSFAFAKYVVNEINQNKKENKNVK, from the coding sequence ATGCAATATGATTATTTAATTGTTGGTTCTGGAATTATAGGCATGACAATTGCCTATGAATTAAAACAACAAAATCAAAATCTAAAAATTGCTATTTGTGAAAAAGAAGATAATGTGGCTCAACATGCAAGTGGTAGAAATAGTGGAGTTCTTCATGCCGGATTTTACTATAGTGCAAACAGTTTAAAAGCAAAATTTACTGTTGATGGCAATAATCTTATGAAAGAATTTTGTAGTCAGCATAACATAGTAGTAAAACCTACTCAAAAAATAGTTGTTGTAAAAAATAAATATGAACTCAAAGGACTTTATGAACTACAAAAAAGAGCTGAAGTGAATGGAGTAGAGACGAGAATCATTACTGAAAAAGAAGCAGAAAAAGTGGATCCAAATATAAAAACATATCAAAAAGCTCTGCTCTCACCAAATACAGCAAGTGTAGATCCAAAAGAAGTATGTAATAAACTAAAAGATGTTCTGATAGAACATGGTATAAAGTTCTACTTTAATACTTCATTTGAAGAGGTTAAGTTTGATTATAAATACTTAATAAACAGTGCAGGAACTTATGCAGATAAAATTGCACAGCAGTTTGGACTCGCAAAGAATTATACAATGCTTCCTTTTAAAGGTATTTATCTAAAATATATAACCAACAAAACTGATATTAAAACAAATATCTATCCTGTACCAAACTTAGCTAATCCATTCTTAGGTGTGCATTATACTATTACAAGTGATGGAAGTATAAAAATAGGGCCGACTGCTATTCCTGCTTTTTGGAGAGAAAACTATGATGGATTTAATAATTTCAACTTAAAAGAAATGTTAGAAATACTATACTATGAATCAAAATTGTTTGTATTAAATAATTTTAATTTTAGAAATTTAGCTATTGAAGAGATGAAAAATTACAATTCAAAAGTATTTATCCAAAAAGCAAAAAATATGGTAAGATATATTGGAAGTGATTTTAAGCCTATTCCAGCAGGAATAAGAGCGCAACTTTTAAATACAAAAACCAATGAATTGGTACAAGATTTTATACTTGAACATGGAAAAAACTCTACACACGTGTTAAATGCAGTTAGCCCTGCATTTACATGTAGTTTTGCATTTGCAAAATATGTAGTTAATGAAATAAATCAAAATAAAAAGGAAAATAAAAATGTCAAATAA
- a CDS encoding relaxase/mobilization nuclease domain-containing protein gives MLILFAGTNDGWGNYVINGTKKKPRNHEKIKVLRGDITLGDHITNHPNYRQNAYSIILSFKGKPSIETMTQVLTEFEQFFMHGFEAYEYHFDAVLHMDTDDYHIHVRIPKFNLYTGTQLQLYLDKKDRYRVNLIRNLIDIKYHLESPQNNRQLIQEEQDFHTAQ, from the coding sequence ATGTTAATTCTATTCGCAGGCACAAATGATGGCTGGGGGAACTATGTGATAAATGGAACAAAGAAGAAACCAAGAAATCACGAAAAGATAAAGGTTTTGAGAGGTGATATTACTCTTGGTGACCATATTACAAATCACCCAAACTATAGACAAAATGCTTATTCAATTATTTTAAGTTTCAAAGGAAAACCTTCTATAGAGACAATGACCCAAGTTCTTACCGAATTTGAACAGTTTTTTATGCATGGATTTGAAGCTTATGAGTACCATTTTGATGCAGTTTTGCATATGGATACAGATGATTATCATATTCATGTCCGTATTCCTAAATTCAATTTATATACGGGAACTCAACTGCAACTGTATTTGGATAAGAAGGATAGATATCGAGTTAATCTTATTCGTAATCTTATTGATATAAAATATCATTTAGAAAGTCCGCAAAATAATAGACAACTTATACAAGAAGAACAAGATTTTCACACTGCACAATAG
- a CDS encoding tyrosine-type recombinase/integrase: MARTVTPLTDTKIKTAKAKEKDYKLFDGGGLFLLVTKRNTKLWRLKYKFDGKEKLLALGAYPEISLSKARELREVNKKLLADGINPNTAKQEVKEQHHKEDTKHLHTFKAIALQRLEKIKEDISEPHYKGTLRGFVNDTFPYIGNKHIDTITAQDIITLLRKMMERDVRNSTEKVYQQIGKTFKWAIANGLAQRNPASDIEISEIIGKSKEKHYPTITDDTGIRNLLTSIHEYGGELSTKYALLMLAYTFVRPSNIRLALWSEIDFKAKQWVIPAKKMKTDDEFIIPLSDTIIELLKDIRIYSGNSLYLFPSTKSKTTPLSDGALLGAVRRMGYSTYEFTPHGFRAMFSTIAHEKSPFKYDVIETQLAHKIGNSVSQAYNRAKYLKERVQLMTWWTNYLDNIQK, encoded by the coding sequence ATGGCACGAACTGTTACACCTCTTACCGATACAAAAATAAAAACTGCAAAAGCCAAAGAAAAAGATTACAAGCTCTTTGATGGCGGTGGCTTATTTCTATTAGTTACAAAGCGAAACACAAAGCTATGGAGACTAAAGTATAAGTTTGACGGAAAAGAAAAACTTCTAGCTTTAGGTGCATACCCTGAAATAAGTTTATCAAAAGCAAGAGAGCTTAGAGAAGTAAATAAAAAACTCTTAGCAGATGGCATTAATCCAAATACAGCAAAGCAAGAAGTAAAAGAGCAACATCATAAAGAAGATACAAAACATCTACACACATTTAAAGCTATTGCACTTCAACGACTAGAAAAAATCAAAGAAGATATTAGTGAACCACACTACAAAGGCACACTTAGAGGCTTTGTCAATGATACATTCCCTTATATTGGTAATAAACATATCGATACTATAACTGCTCAAGATATCATCACCCTACTCCGTAAAATGATGGAAAGAGATGTTAGAAACTCTACTGAAAAGGTTTATCAACAAATTGGAAAAACTTTCAAGTGGGCAATCGCAAATGGTCTTGCTCAACGAAATCCTGCAAGTGATATAGAAATCAGTGAAATAATTGGCAAATCTAAAGAAAAGCACTACCCTACAATTACAGATGATACGGGCATAAGAAATCTTCTCACAAGTATTCATGAATATGGCGGTGAGTTGTCGACTAAATATGCTCTTTTAATGTTAGCATACACTTTTGTAAGACCATCTAATATCAGATTAGCCTTATGGAGTGAAATAGATTTTAAAGCCAAACAATGGGTCATACCTGCAAAAAAAATGAAGACAGATGATGAGTTTATTATACCTCTTTCTGATACTATTATAGAACTACTAAAAGATATACGAATATATTCAGGCAATAGCCTATATCTTTTCCCAAGTACAAAAAGTAAAACAACTCCTCTTAGCGATGGAGCGCTCTTAGGTGCAGTAAGAAGAATGGGCTATTCTACATATGAGTTCACTCCGCATGGCTTTAGAGCTATGTTTTCAACAATTGCACATGAAAAAAGCCCCTTTAAATATGATGTAATCGAGACTCAATTAGCACACAAAATAGGCAATTCAGTCTCTCAGGCATATAACCGTGCTAAATATCTTAAAGAACGAGTACAGCTTATGACATGGTGGACTAATTATCTCGATAATATTCAAAAATAA
- a CDS encoding acyltransferase, with amino-acid sequence MSSFFAHESAYVDENVIIGENTKIWHFSHILSGTRVGSNCSFGQNCVVGPNVKIGKGVKVQNNISVYEGVEVEDDVFLGPSMVFTNVINPRAFIVRKEEFKKTLLKKGCSIGANVTVVCGVTIGEYALIGSGAVVNKDVKDYALMVGVPAKQIGWVSKAGNTLEFNEEGIATDAYDNSRYKLIDDNLEVIE; translated from the coding sequence ATGAGCTCTTTTTTTGCACATGAGTCTGCTTATGTGGACGAGAATGTTATTATAGGTGAAAATACAAAAATATGGCACTTCTCACATATACTCTCAGGTACAAGGGTAGGCTCAAACTGCTCTTTTGGGCAGAACTGTGTCGTAGGGCCAAATGTGAAAATAGGCAAGGGTGTAAAAGTACAAAACAATATCTCTGTTTATGAAGGTGTTGAAGTAGAAGATGATGTCTTTCTAGGACCTTCTATGGTCTTTACAAATGTTATCAATCCAAGAGCATTCATAGTCCGTAAAGAAGAATTTAAAAAGACACTACTCAAAAAGGGCTGTTCCATAGGTGCAAATGTAACAGTAGTTTGTGGAGTGACTATAGGTGAATATGCCCTTATAGGTAGTGGTGCAGTCGTAAATAAAGATGTAAAAGATTATGCACTTATGGTTGGTGTTCCTGCTAAACAAATAGGCTGGGTAAGCAAAGCCGGTAATACTTTAGAATTTAATGAAGAAGGTATTGCAACAGATGCATATGATAATTCAAGATATAAGCTTATTGATGATAATTTAGAGGTAATAGAATAG
- a CDS encoding NAD-dependent epimerase/dehydratase family protein: MSNNLKNAKVLVVGAAGFIGGFVISELLKEPVKEVIIYDNFTRGKMENIEESLKDPRCSIFPYGGDVREIDILDKAMEGVDYVFHLAAMWLLHCKDFPRTAFDVNIAGTFNVLEACVKHKVKKLIYSSSASVYGDAVKVPMTEDHPFNNRNFYGATKIAGEAMCTAYNDRYGLEIVGLRYMNVYGPGQDQHAVYSGVVPIVLNKIDRGEAPSVNGDGSQAYDFVYVEDVARCNIAAAKSDVKLGYYNVGTEVQTTIRELCNTMLKLKNSDLEINYVPYSEDDARQLVQNRIGSREKAEKELGFKYKYSLEEGLQKLIDWREEKGIKG; this comes from the coding sequence ATGTCAAATAATTTAAAAAATGCAAAAGTTTTAGTAGTAGGTGCTGCTGGATTTATCGGTGGATTTGTAATCAGTGAATTACTTAAAGAGCCTGTAAAAGAGGTTATTATTTATGATAACTTTACTAGAGGTAAAATGGAAAATATTGAAGAAAGTTTAAAAGATCCAAGATGTTCTATTTTTCCTTATGGTGGAGATGTAAGGGAAATTGATATTTTAGATAAAGCTATGGAAGGTGTTGATTACGTATTTCATCTTGCAGCTATGTGGCTACTTCATTGTAAAGATTTTCCCAGAACTGCATTTGATGTAAATATAGCTGGTACTTTTAATGTGCTTGAAGCTTGTGTAAAACACAAAGTAAAAAAACTTATTTATAGTTCATCTGCTTCTGTTTATGGTGATGCAGTGAAAGTGCCTATGACAGAAGATCATCCTTTTAATAACAGAAACTTTTACGGTGCCACGAAAATAGCAGGTGAAGCAATGTGTACTGCATATAATGATAGATATGGTTTAGAAATTGTAGGACTTAGATATATGAATGTTTATGGTCCAGGTCAAGATCAACATGCTGTTTACAGTGGAGTTGTGCCAATCGTTTTAAACAAAATTGATAGAGGTGAAGCACCTAGTGTGAATGGTGATGGTTCTCAAGCATATGACTTTGTTTATGTAGAAGATGTAGCAAGATGTAATATAGCAGCTGCAAAATCAGATGTAAAGTTGGGTTATTACAATGTTGGAACAGAAGTGCAGACAACTATTCGAGAACTATGTAATACTATGCTTAAACTAAAAAATTCTGATCTTGAAATTAACTATGTTCCATATAGTGAAGATGATGCAAGACAGTTAGTCCAAAATAGAATTGGATCAAGAGAAAAAGCAGAAAAAGAGTTAGGATTTAAATATAAATATTCTTTAGAAGAAGGTCTTCAAAAGTTAATTGACTGGAGAGAAGAGAAAGGGATAAAAGGTTAA
- the galE gene encoding UDP-glucose 4-epimerase GalE — translation MNILVTGGAGYIGSHTLVELAKANYSFIVYDNLSNSSQESLKRVSKIIGKDITFVKGDIRDKAKLKEIFSKYKIDSVIHFAGLKAVGESVKKPLEYYDNNVVGTLRLLEVMQEFDCKKIVFSSSATVYSEVDAKNYKPLTESSPTGGTTNPYGTSKYMIERILEDLYISDNSFKIAILRYFNPVGAHDSGTIGEDPNGIPNNLMPFISQVAVGKREYLNVFGSDYDTHDGTGVRDYIHVMDLAFGHVKAIEYLNTHEEIEPLIVNLGTGKGYSVLDVVKAYERISGKKVPYKLVDRRAGDIAKCYADSSYAKEMLGWEAKRTLEQMCKDSWRWQSNNLGGYSNG, via the coding sequence ATGAATATACTTGTCACCGGTGGAGCAGGGTACATAGGAAGTCATACCTTAGTAGAATTGGCGAAGGCAAACTACAGTTTTATAGTCTATGATAATTTATCAAACTCATCGCAAGAGTCTCTTAAAAGAGTCTCTAAAATTATTGGAAAAGATATAACTTTTGTAAAAGGTGATATAAGAGACAAGGCTAAACTTAAAGAAATTTTTAGCAAATATAAAATTGACTCAGTTATTCACTTTGCAGGACTCAAAGCAGTTGGCGAGTCGGTAAAAAAACCACTTGAATACTATGATAATAATGTAGTTGGAACTTTGAGACTTTTAGAAGTGATGCAGGAGTTTGACTGTAAAAAGATCGTGTTTAGCTCATCTGCTACAGTTTATTCGGAAGTGGATGCTAAAAATTACAAACCACTTACCGAATCAAGTCCGACAGGTGGCACTACCAATCCATATGGTACTAGTAAATATATGATCGAGCGAATACTTGAAGACTTATATATAAGTGATAACTCTTTTAAAATAGCGATTTTAAGATACTTTAATCCTGTAGGTGCTCATGATAGTGGAACTATTGGAGAAGATCCAAATGGAATACCAAACAACCTTATGCCGTTTATCTCCCAAGTTGCAGTTGGAAAAAGAGAATATCTCAATGTATTTGGCAGTGATTATGATACACATGATGGCACTGGTGTGAGAGACTATATTCATGTAATGGATCTTGCTTTTGGACATGTCAAAGCCATAGAGTACCTGAATACTCATGAAGAGATAGAACCACTTATAGTCAATCTTGGAACCGGTAAAGGTTACTCTGTACTGGATGTTGTAAAAGCATATGAACGAATAAGTGGTAAAAAAGTGCCATACAAGTTAGTTGACAGAAGAGCTGGAGATATAGCAAAATGTTATGCAGATTCATCTTATGCGAAAGAAATGCTAGGTTGGGAAGCTAAACGAACACTAGAGCAAATGTGTAAAGATAGTTGGAGATGGCAAAGTAATAACCTAGGTGGATATAGCAATGGCTAA